Proteins from a single region of Streptomyces sp. HUAS 15-9:
- a CDS encoding carbohydrate ABC transporter permease — translation MNRRRFPLLSYLLVVTGAVLTVVPFLDMVMTSFKGPGESGTLPYRFLPQAFDLSNYRAAIDQLDLPVLFRNSVVATAVITGSVLLTSSLAGYALAKLRFPGRNFIFRLVLSTMMFPPFLFFIPHFLILVHWPLAGGNDLFGRGGAGLTVSMAALAMPFLVNGFGIFLTRQFVLSIPDEVLEAARIDGAGEFAVWWRIVVPQTKPVVVTLGLLTFVDAWNEYIWALLVSTANPDVMTLPVGIQLLQDYVDPTRTMPIVMAGLVLSILPVLILFLLLQKYYIRGVMLSGLK, via the coding sequence ATGAACCGCCGCCGTTTCCCGCTCCTCTCGTACCTGCTGGTCGTGACCGGCGCCGTGCTCACGGTGGTGCCGTTCCTCGACATGGTGATGACGTCCTTCAAGGGGCCCGGTGAGTCCGGCACACTGCCGTACCGGTTCCTGCCCCAGGCGTTCGACCTGTCCAACTACCGGGCGGCGATCGACCAGCTTGATCTGCCGGTGCTCTTCCGCAACAGCGTCGTCGCCACCGCCGTGATCACCGGATCGGTGCTGCTCACGTCGTCACTCGCGGGCTACGCGCTCGCCAAACTCCGCTTTCCCGGCCGGAACTTCATCTTCCGTCTCGTCCTGTCCACGATGATGTTCCCGCCGTTCCTCTTCTTCATCCCGCACTTCCTGATCCTTGTGCACTGGCCGCTGGCGGGCGGCAACGACCTGTTCGGGCGCGGCGGCGCGGGCCTGACCGTCAGCATGGCGGCGCTCGCCATGCCGTTCCTCGTCAACGGCTTCGGGATCTTCCTGACACGCCAGTTCGTGCTCTCGATCCCGGACGAGGTCCTCGAGGCCGCGCGCATCGACGGGGCGGGCGAGTTCGCCGTGTGGTGGCGGATCGTGGTTCCACAGACCAAGCCGGTCGTGGTGACGCTCGGGCTGCTGACCTTCGTCGACGCCTGGAACGAGTACATCTGGGCGCTGCTCGTCTCGACCGCCAACCCGGACGTGATGACCCTGCCCGTCGGCATCCAACTCCTCCAGGACTACGTCGACCCGACCCGCACGATGCCCATCGTCATGGCCGGACTCGTGCTGAGCATCCTGCCGGTCCTGATCCTCTTCCTGCTGCTGCAGAAGTACTACATCCGCGGCGTCATGCTCAGCGGCCTCAAGTGA
- a CDS encoding FUSC family protein, which yields MTLVASAAFYLFRYGLDRPVAATYALFATVALGGLSKIPGTGRQRAALTLRLVPVCWLLVVVGTYLSVRTWSAVVGMLVVGFALAFCAAGGPRPAGAAPGLQLLYILPSFPPYDPGSLGDRLIGTTTGLALFIAAEALILPEPAPPSYRERAARAAQTAAHCATLLAAPPYALDDADIRALSDGAQALRSLNVPEAERPAGPGVHDRALAHTGLATRTLLSRLEQLPAAPADGPGPDVTGVLRAVARLATATAACLRSGPSPVAAYEELVAARAHLSAVSGGAAPTVASAAVVTGGTDPGPEFPPAVLRRHAAVLEIADAALTMATAADLAVRGRRTAVQVSPSRFWYATAWAPCLWWHRLRGHAGRRSVFFQNAVRISLALTAARLVAGVDTLPHGFWAMLATLTLTRTTMDETWSTIRVALAGTLAGALVTAGLLDLVGPHTVVYAAVLPIGMLFAFTVGPVRGVGWAQGLFTVVVALVFAQLAPPTWRLAEVRLLDVLVGSAIGAVFGLLAWPRGAHNELCNASAELLRRAAEIVVATSASVAGGGAVAAPSGVPGHRSLQHAVILAESAYAQYQSEPTPFGGPGRSVALPGMDWQATLMAGHHTLWGSERLLEPPLTAMGPAPADSVSGLGDRVCGRMLLVSAVLDPGDDTPTAPVPLNDPVFKGFATEPPGAPRLYYATVSWLAALMNDLTRVAHSGPEAAQGGPTPARPG from the coding sequence GTGACCTTGGTCGCCTCGGCCGCCTTCTACCTCTTCCGCTACGGCCTCGATCGCCCCGTTGCCGCCACTTACGCCCTGTTCGCCACCGTGGCGCTGGGCGGACTCTCCAAGATCCCCGGCACCGGCCGTCAGCGCGCCGCGCTGACGCTGCGCTTGGTGCCGGTGTGCTGGCTGCTGGTGGTCGTCGGCACCTATCTGTCGGTACGGACCTGGAGCGCCGTCGTCGGCATGCTCGTGGTCGGCTTCGCGCTCGCCTTCTGCGCCGCGGGGGGTCCACGTCCGGCGGGGGCGGCACCGGGCCTGCAGCTCCTCTACATCCTGCCGTCCTTCCCGCCGTACGATCCCGGCTCGCTCGGCGACCGGCTGATCGGGACGACCACAGGGCTGGCCCTCTTCATCGCCGCCGAGGCGCTGATCCTCCCTGAGCCCGCCCCGCCGTCGTACCGGGAGCGAGCCGCCCGGGCCGCGCAGACCGCCGCCCACTGCGCGACACTCCTCGCCGCGCCGCCCTACGCCCTGGACGACGCGGACATCCGGGCGTTGAGTGACGGCGCTCAGGCGCTGCGGTCCCTGAACGTGCCGGAAGCGGAACGTCCCGCCGGACCGGGAGTGCACGACCGTGCCCTCGCCCACACCGGGCTGGCCACCCGCACCCTGCTCAGCCGACTGGAGCAGCTGCCCGCCGCACCGGCCGACGGTCCGGGACCCGACGTGACCGGCGTACTGCGGGCGGTGGCACGGCTGGCCACCGCCACCGCGGCCTGTCTGAGGTCGGGACCGTCGCCCGTGGCCGCGTACGAGGAGCTGGTCGCGGCGCGCGCCCACCTGTCGGCAGTGTCCGGTGGCGCCGCCCCCACGGTGGCCTCGGCTGCCGTGGTCACCGGTGGGACCGATCCCGGGCCGGAGTTCCCGCCCGCCGTTCTGCGCCGGCACGCCGCCGTGCTGGAGATCGCCGACGCCGCGCTCACGATGGCCACGGCGGCGGATCTGGCGGTACGAGGCCGACGGACCGCGGTGCAGGTCTCGCCGAGTCGCTTCTGGTACGCCACTGCCTGGGCCCCGTGCCTGTGGTGGCACCGGCTGCGCGGTCACGCCGGTCGCCGCTCGGTGTTCTTCCAGAACGCGGTCCGTATCTCGCTGGCCCTGACGGCGGCCAGGCTCGTGGCCGGGGTGGACACGCTGCCCCACGGATTCTGGGCCATGCTGGCGACCCTCACCCTCACCCGGACCACCATGGACGAAACCTGGAGCACCATCCGGGTGGCGCTCGCGGGCACCCTGGCCGGGGCTCTGGTGACCGCGGGACTGCTGGACCTGGTGGGGCCCCACACCGTGGTGTATGCCGCCGTACTGCCGATCGGGATGCTGTTCGCCTTCACGGTGGGGCCGGTCAGAGGAGTCGGCTGGGCACAGGGCCTGTTCACCGTGGTCGTGGCCCTGGTCTTCGCCCAGCTGGCGCCGCCGACCTGGCGGCTGGCCGAGGTCCGGCTGCTGGACGTGCTGGTCGGCAGTGCGATCGGTGCGGTCTTCGGTCTGCTGGCCTGGCCGCGCGGGGCCCACAACGAGCTGTGCAATGCCTCGGCGGAACTCCTGCGCAGGGCGGCCGAGATCGTGGTGGCGACCAGTGCCTCGGTGGCGGGAGGCGGGGCGGTGGCGGCGCCGTCCGGGGTGCCCGGCCACCGGTCGCTCCAGCACGCGGTCATCCTCGCGGAGTCCGCGTACGCGCAGTACCAGAGCGAGCCGACACCCTTCGGCGGACCAGGGAGGAGCGTGGCACTGCCCGGAATGGACTGGCAGGCGACGCTGATGGCCGGCCATCACACCCTGTGGGGGTCGGAGCGGCTGTTGGAGCCGCCGCTCACCGCGATGGGCCCAGCGCCTGCCGACTCGGTCAGCGGCCTGGGGGACCGGGTGTGCGGGCGTATGTTGCTGGTCTCGGCAGTGCTGGATCCCGGGGACGACACCCCCACCGCGCCGGTGCCGCTGAACGACCCGGTCTTCAAGGGGTTCGCCACGGAGCCGCCGGGCGCGCCCCGCCTGTACTACGCGACCGTGTCATGGCTGGCCGCGCTGATGAACGATCTGACACGGGTCGCACACAGCGGTCCGGAAGCGGCGCAAGGCGGACCGACCCCCGCGCGGCCGGGCTGA